The region TCACTTTATCCATGCAATTCTGCTTAAATTTTCTTCGCGTACAATAATTTAGTTATTTCAACAAttcgtatttaattaacattattattatgtttagaTTCTTAATTGccaaatgaattattttatcaaccAAAGCAGTTGCGAAAGGTGTATCTTAACGACTAAAGTAATAAGTCaagataaaattctaaatatatgtaactaACTTGTTGAATGTTGtagaataatattgttaaatgtaattaaattaaataatacataaagcTAATTTTTCATTGACAGTGCGTATCACAACATGCCGTTATTATCTCACCGTTGCTTATACCAAAAAATGAGAAGTCTAGATAAAAGTATCGAATATGCCATGGCTGCACCCAAAATTTTCATCCTGTCGGAAAACtcgatgaaataaaaatgcattacaATATATCGATATTGAAAGACTTGCTCGATTACGAGTGTGACAATCCAGAAGAGTCTACGTAATAAAGCGCACGATGTATTCGGCCAGATGCCAAAAATTCGTAGACAAATTTCTATCGCTTTGCTAACTGTATTGTCTACTTTCATACTTgtgttactattattattatcctaTTATTTTGCACCGTTAACATGCGTTGTATCCGATAAGAAAATTTGACACGTTGTTACGAAGAAACCTGATCCATCGCACGATGTGCACTATGTGGTATCTTTGCACATACTGAAAGAGAACAAGAGAGTGGGGCTCACCCCTCCAGGACACCCAGCCACagcttattatatatttttatcggaaCCTGCACAGATTGCGTGTACTATTGTcggtgaaaaaataaaagtttccgGATGGCCGATCTTTTCCCTCTTGAATTATTCTAGGAGAAAAACAGTGGTGAAGCGCGCAgtgcattattttctttaaaaattcaaacaactGCGTACGAAACACGCGAATGTGCATAGGGCGTTGAACTGTTTTCGGTGACCGTAAGAAAAGTTTTGTATTTCTACGTATAGGGGAGAAGTCTTTGAGGAAGAGGGAAGATGAATAAGGTGAAATTTTCTCTTCCTGAGATTTTATTTcctcaatattaaaaaatattctttctcaaGCATTATTACAGGAATCGTCAAAAAATAAGCCAAAAGCAGAAGACGGAGAAACGAATTGATAAGTGAAGTTTTATATTGCAGTACTAACGGTTTCTCGCAATTGATAAATAGGTATAATATAAGCTTTAAGGAAATAGTACAAAATGCAAGCTTCCACGACTCACACGATGCGAAAGTGAAGTTTCGCTGTTGGTAGTGCGTCGCAAGAGAGGGAACGACGGGCGAACACACGCATATCGCTGGGAGATATCTTTCTTAGGAATAAGTATTGCGCGGAAAATATAGCTCGTGTTGCAAGTATTTGTAAATTGAAAGATAAGTGACGAAGTCACGGCAGTACATGACAAAATATCTAgctaaaggccttcacacacaaatcgacggaagacgtaagacgtaaatcgtaaggaaatccaccaatcagagtcgactattcccctctttaagagggaagaagaggggaatagtcgactctgattagtggatttccttacgatttacgtcttacgtcttccgtcgatttgtgtgtccggggcttAAGAAGCACAAGTTCATCAGTTTTAGCGTGCCTCGGATCCAGTGATTTAATCTGTCCGGAACACCCCGCCTCTCTACAAATAACGTGCGAGGTGTTGTACCATGCGATCCTCAGTGTCGAACAGTACCTAGATTGAAGACACGAACAAGGGAAGCGCCGTTTCTGTGGAGATGCTTACTATAGTACAAAGAGAGTGCAGCACAAGAATAACATCTCACAGGTAGACATCGATTAGCTTTTTTAACGTCTTCAAGAGAAAAGGTGTCAGGCTGttcaaactatatttttttgtaaaaatataaatataaaataaaaaatatattattatttttcattttatattaaaagtgatatacaaaaaatgatttatactaaaattctatttatcttaaaaaaaattctagacAATCTTTACcataaaatctgtaaaaatttttacgcgTACAAAACAAAACTACTGTAAGTCATGAAATTATCGATAAGTATTCGTTTCTTATTGATATCTCTCGATTTTACTCACAATAGAGATAACAAATCCTATGGAGCAAATGATTAAAGTATTCGATATAAATTGCATCAGCGCGATGTAACAATAGAGACTCTCCCAttctctatacatatataagataatCTTCCGCTGTTTTTCTATCCGATTATTTATTGTGgatttgaattaaattgtttatgtgTTTGCTGGAAAATACGTTTATCAACTGTTCTCGTGTGATATTGATTTGACGCCCACCAACATAAAATACCTAAAAATTACAGCAAACAAAAATAACTGTTGAGatagattttataacattttacataaatagtTATGGGAGAACTAagacacacatatacacatgttCAAGTATTAATTGAGCTGAAAGAAAGAtacataagtaaaaattattttaaatatctttattttattatacatttatgtgATTCTAGAATAATTACACACagttaatcaatatttattgattatacaaaagtaaaatctgtgaaaaaataaaaagtttttgaattatataagtcaaaattaaataattttaatttatgtttctttCTTCCACACATTGCTTCAATTATGACAGTCAAATCATCCTATATCgacgcaatattattttaaacaatttaaattttagtttcCAGAATTGACCTTAAAGTTTTATCAATATCTATAGTCATCGAGAATTTCTGATCGGAAGGATGTTACGTTGATGATGATTACCTAACATAAAATCACTCGAAATTTAACGATAAATCTTGGGATTTGCCAACGTCATGATTAAAGCGTTTAGCACGTCAATCACGCTTGTGTTAACATGTGAAAAAATTGCATGATCATTACGAGCTCGTGCACGGGTAAACTGTTGATGTGATGATCCTCAAAACAAGTGCTTGAACGGCAGCAGTCGTTATATTAAGGTTATCACTTCCAATATCCCCCGACAAAATTATGCCCAGACTACAGGTCACTATAGCGGCTATGTGAAGGCCGACAATTGCATTCGAAACGCGATATTGATAGCCATGTTCGTCATCATGTTCATGCTGAACGGATATTtcgcattttctttttaatccgCAGCTGTCAACATATCGCAAAACTATCTACACCGTACAGAAAAACCAATGCTAAATAACTTACAAAATAGCAATTTGATACTTGTATCGTATGAAAGAAGACGATTTAAAATGAGAATAATCAGGTTTACTCACCGTCGATGGGTTCAGAAGATAATCAGTTTAAAAAGCAACAGGCTGTACGCCTGTCAAAAAGCAGCTCAAATTGTCCATCAAATCCATCAGCTCATCGGTATGATAGTGCAATGCAATATAAGTATACTGACAAATTGAATGACGATTAATGTCAGAACAACCTGCGCAAAACAGTGCATAATACTGGCCAGATACCGAAGTTGCGAAGAATGAATTTTATAGAGAAGCATGTGCTCATTGCAGTCATTTTCATAATTGCGAGAAAAAAGCTTCTCTAATAATCAATGATTTATGAAGCATCAAACATTAGCAGGTTTTACCTCACTGAAAACTGAAACGCGAAAGCGCATCGACAAGCAATTGAGAGAAAACGAATAATCATATTAAACATCCTTTTGGTACTGAACATAAGATACTCGATTACAACTATAGATATACAATTacgaaattgtaaataataacagaaagTTTACGAAGTCGTTCTTTCCCTTATTTGTTCTCACTCTCTTTTTTGTCCGGATAATGCGATAGCAgccaattataattatgagaCTTGAAAATAATGCGAGAAGCCGTGCAGGCAGCAAGAGTATAATGTTCGTATGAAAGTCctacagaaaaattaaaagagaaaaggaaaaagaaattatcgaGACTCACAAAGTGATGCGGACAATGCTAGCAGGGGGAAAAAGAAAGCAGTACAAGGTTACATTTACCGActtcatttaataaaaattgcgtaTCTCGAGTCATCGATCTACCGTCTGGAAGTCCCGAGTTTTATTCTTACTCCAATTgaaacgcacgcacgcatgcgaATGTACACGCACATGAAAAAGAATAGTAAGTAATACTGCAATGGttcttgttattttaatttatatgcaCATTTCTTAAAAACTAAACAATAACAAgctgtttattaaaaatttaatgtaaatgaaaTGTAGTTTTGCTTCAATACATTGCAAGCAGGACTGACATGTAGGAGGCCGAAGCTTTTACAATCTGCAATAGTAATACttgataattataagaatatttatgtaaaaattataaatatttaaatttaatgtgaaaagttatatttatttgtcatttgACTTGTTTCTATAATATGTAGCAATGTgcagtaaatattatttgctatttgAACCAAATAgcaaactatataaaaatatatatttgaatataaaaatatatggtaTATGACAAAAGTTAATTGATAGTaacattctatttatattttaaaggaaataacgcattttctattttttattgattctaAACAATTATCGATGAGACAAATCTTCAGCATAAAATCTGTGAAGAGTTTCACTTATAGAAAACAAATCTGTGATAGACTTACACTGCTAAATTGTTCTAGAGACAAATTCATTATCTTTCCAATTGTAATAGTCAATTGATTTTGCGACCTCATTATTAACAACAATATAATACGACTGTCTCTGGAATTTGATTCGTACCAGAGAGAATCGTACGCAGCATCTCCAATGCTCTTGCTCTATTGAATAATGGATCTTGTAGCTTTTAGAACCAATTACGTAATATTTGGCTTATTTGTCGTCTACATATTCTAGACACAATGTCTAACCTTGTTGCTCAAGTGTTCTCCAGCGAAACAGAATATGAACGCTTCCAGATTCGTATTGAAGTAAAATAAGAGAGTCCtaagtataatttttgaagCATTCGGTTGACCGATCGACTATAtagaattttaagaaatattataagagcaagagaaaaatgataaaatgataaatagtTAAAGGcacgaattaatatttactctTCTAATCTGCAGCACACACAATAGAGCGagttctataatatatattcctccgcagaattaataaaaaatccttACCGCAACAATTGCAAAACCCAAGCAGCAGATAATCAAAGTATCCGATACGAATAATACCAACGCGATATACGAGTATAGATCTTCGATATGTTCTGAAAAGATGATAACTTTCTGATGttttttgattatttcttttaccACAGAACGACTCGGACCGCACTTTCctttctttagaaaaatttccGTCACACTCTTACGAAGAATATCGATTTGACCGCTTATGTgcaatatctaaaatatacgTCTCTTTCAACTGCCATATGTAAGAGAGgtcgaaagaaaaaacattaaatacctaaattaaatttatgatgTACAGAATTGTTTAAAATCCGTATAATATCACAATTACCAATATACTATGTTTGATAATGTAGGATatttgcatatgtatatacattccGTCAATCAACTGATATTATACATGGTTAATTAGATATCACAAAATTCAGTTTTATaagtaatacatataaataataaataatacttataaaataacaattatatgaaTAACATTTTGTGTAACAGGAGTTACCAGATTTATGAGTAGGCAATTTAATAAAGCCAATGCGTTAGCACATATcagcaaataaacaaattgaaAAGTTATGACTGATTCATATACGAATCTCCGATTAGCGTCAAATGGCAAATCCATCTCCAGAATGAGTAATCGTGTGGAAT is a window of Temnothorax longispinosus isolate EJ_2023e chromosome 1, Tlon_JGU_v1, whole genome shotgun sequence DNA encoding:
- the LOC139818529 gene encoding odorant receptor 4-like translates to MKVENTVSKAIEICLRIFGIWPNTSCVLLRRVFWTVTVLIEQAFQYRYIVMHFNLIELSEMMNTLSTTMAYTILLCKLVIFWYKQRTFNKILTMMAIDWEKCSKTKFSMFATTSNVKLSHRFANITVILYSTSIIFFSSNVFIKNADDGINFNDSTRLLILEMDLPFDANRRFVYESVITFQFVYLLICANALALLNCLLINLILHISGQIDILRKSVTEIFLKKGKCGPSRSVVKEIIKKHQKVIIFSEHIEDLYSYIALVLFVSDTLIICCLGFAIVASIGQPNASKIILRTLLFYFNTNLEAFIFCFAGEHLSNKSKSIGDAAYDSLWYESNSRDSRIILLLIMRSQNQLTITIGKIMNLSLEQFSSIVKASASYMSVLLAMY